The following nucleotide sequence is from Pedobacter sp. PACM 27299.
CGATGGTTCTTCACGATTCAGTGATGAGCAACGTTTCGGTTATTTCCCTTCTGCATCTGCGGGATGGAGAATCTCTGGGGAGAACTTCCTGAAAGACAGCAAAACCATTAATGATTTAAAAATCAGAGGTAGCTGGGGTAAAGTAGGTAACGATGAAGGAATCGGAGACTATGCCTGGATGAAATTGTATGAAGAAAATGCACAGGGTGATTATAACTTGACCAATCTAAAAAATACAGGTCTATCCTGGGAAACCACTACCCAGAGCAATATTGGTTTAGATTTAACCATGTTCAACAACAGGGTAACTTTCACGGCTGACGCTTATTTGAAAAAAACCAATGATTTATTGATCAAAGTACAATTAGCACCATCGGCAGGTTTTGCTGAGCAAGCCTATAATGTAGGTTCTATGGAAAACAAAGGGATGGAGTTTACACTATCCACTAAAAACGTAGAAAAAGAGAAATTCAGCTGGTCTACAGATATGAACATCTCTTTCAATAAAAACAAAGTAACTAGTTTAGGTACTTCTACCCCATCACTAGATTTCGGTGGTATTTCTGCCCGTACTTCAGCTGTGCGTGTGGTTCCAGGCAAACCATTGGGCAGTTTCTATGGTCTTAAATATACAGGCGTGGATCCAGCAACCGGTAAGGCAACTTATGAAGACCTAAACAACGATGGTAAAATTGATGTAAAGGATGACAGAACTTTTATCGGTTCAGCACAACCTGATTTCATCTATGGAATGACCAATAACTTCCGTTATGGTAATTTCGGACTAAACATCTTCTTCCAGGGTGTTCAGGGCAACCAGATGTTCAATGCTTCCAGAATTGATTTAGAAGGTCTTAATGACTCTAAAAACCAGTCTGCGACTGTATTAGACCGCTGGACTCCACAAAACACGAATGGAAGTATTCCAGGATCAGAAAAAGGAAAAACCGAGAACTCACTTACTTCCAGCAGATTCGTAGAAAATGCTTCCTACCTGCGTCTAAAAACCGCTACCCTGTCTTACAATTTCGGTGATGCTTTCTTAGCCCGTATGAACATGAGCAGACTTACTGTATTTGTGACTGGCTACAACATCCTAACCTTCACAAAATACAAAGGCCTGGATCCTGAAGTAAGTCAGTATGGCGCAAACGGCCCAAGTATGGGTGTGGATTATGGTACCTACCCACAAAGCAGAAGCTTCCTGTTAGGTGTAAACGTTGGATTTTAATAACAATAGACATGAGAATTAAATTATATTCAATTTTAGCAGTTGCAGCCCTGACTATCGGGCTACAAACCAGCTGTAAAAAAGATTTTTTAGATAAGAACCCATTCAACCAGAAAACGCCAGAAGAGGCTTTCGTCAACCTTGCAGGGGCTGAAAAGCTGCTTGGAGGCGCTTATGGAGGAATGTATAACAATACCCACATCTGGGATTTCATGCTCAATGGTGATGTCATTGCTGATAACGCTTATGCCGGCGGTGATAACCCTGCAATGTTCCAAATGGATGAGTTTCGCGTCAACTCTACCAATGAAGTGCTGGAAAGAGATTGGTCAGAACTGTATTCACAGATTAAAAATGCGAATGAGGTATTAGAAAATGTACCGCTTATTCAAGATCCTGAATTGGATAAAGGCAATAGAAGATCTCAAATCCTGGGGGAAGCAGCCGGAATCAGGGCTTATCTATACCTGTACCTGGTACGTTTATGGGGTCCAGTACCGATTGTACTAAAAACACCAGCCAATCAGGCAGAAATGCAGGTTCCAAGATCTAGTGTAGCAGTGGTTTATGAGCAGATCATTAAAGACCTGGAATATGCGCTTGCCAACACCAGAACGACAGCTCCTAATAAAGGAATTTTCACTAAAGGCGTAGCCAATGCATTATTGGCTAAAGTATATGCCACAAAAGCCAACCCAGACTGGGCAAAAGTAAACCAGTATGCAGATGCTGTTATTGGCGGCGGATACGCTTTATTTGGCAGCTATGATGGTTTATTTACAGGTACTAACAAGAACAATTCAGAGTCGATTTGGGAAATGCAGTTTGATGGTGGCAATGGTGCCAACAAAAGAGGTAACTGGATGCCAAGTGTGATTGTTGGTGGAGGATGGAAAAAATTCTGTACCCCAACCAACGACCTTGCTGCAGCGTTTGATGCAGAAGGTGATCAGATCCGTAAAAACTCTAGCATCAAATTCCTGAATACTACTTCGGAAGGCTGGAGCGATAGCTTCTGGCCAAAAGCACAATATCCTTACATCAATAAATACAGAAATGATGACCAGACGAATATCTATTTCCTTCGCTTGGCAGATATTATTTTGTTAAAAGCAGAAGCCCTGAATGAACAATCAGCAGGTGGCTGGGCACAAGCAAAGCCATTGGTAGATCAGATCAGAAACCGTGTGAACCTTGGTGCTACTCCAGCAGCAGATCAGGCGGCAATGCGTTTGGCAATTGAAAAAGAACGTCGTCTGGAGCTTGCTTTTGAGGGACAACGCTGGTATGACCTGGTACGCACCAATCGTGCCATCCAGGTGATGAACACACAAAAAGACGGAAATGGCGCATCGCTAGGCTACAACCTTACTGCCGACAAAATCTTATTGCCGATGTCGCAGAAAGAACAAGATAGAAATACGGCCATCAACAAATAATTTTTACCGGGAGCAATATCAATTGCTCCCTTTTTAAATACACAAATGACACTAAAAACAACCCTATCCTTATTGTTGCTTTCCAGCACTTTTGGTACGGCTATCGCTCAGAATAACAACCAGGCAAAAGCAGAAGCCTTGTTAAAAAAGATGACGATTGAAGAGAAAGTCGGACAAATGGCGCAAATTACGCTGGATGTCGTTGGAAAAGGAAAAGGACGCTATGAAAGCGATGAACCTTTCGGTTTAGACGAGAAAGAATTGCAAAGAGTATTGGTAAAATACCATGTTGGTTCTATATTGAACACTTCAAACAACAGAGCAAGAACCCCACAGGTTTGGTATAACATCATCAGCAAAATTCAAAATGTGGCGACGAAACAAACGCCAAATAAAATACCTGTAATTTATGGTGTGGATGAAATCCATGGTGCTACCTATACGGTTGGTGCAACGATGTTCCCACAGCAAATTGGTCAGGCGGCTACATTTAACCGTTCATTGGTAAAAAATGGTGCCTCGATTACTGCTTATGAAACCCGTGCAAGCTCTATTCCATGGAACTTTGCCCCACTATTAGACGTAGGCTCTGATCCCCGCTTCCCTCGTCAGTGGGAAAGTTTTGGAGAAGATCCTTACCTGATCAAAGAACTGGGTGTAGCCGCAGTAAAAGGTTACGAAGGTGAAGATGGCAAAGTATCACATCCGGAAAAAGTAGCTTCTTCGATCAAGCACTTCCTGGGTTACCAAGTATCCGTTTCAGGAAAAGACAGAACTCCTGCTTTTATTTCTGATCAAGCTTTAAGAGAGTACCATTTACCTCCTTTTAAAGCGGCAATTGATGCAGGTGCTAAAACCATTATGATCAATTCCGGAATCATTAACGGTGTTCCGGTTCATGCCAATTACCATATCCTAACGGAATTATTAAAAGAAGAATTGAACTTCAAAGGTTTAGTAGTGACCGATTGGGGTGATATTGAGAACCTTTACAAAAGAGATCGCATTGCGAAAGACGACAAAGAAGCGATTATGCTGGCTATTAACGCCGGTATCGACATGTCGATGATCGCTTATAACTATGAAACTTTCTGCGATAACCTTTTGGCTTTAGTCAAAGAAGGAAAAGTTAAAGAATCTCGCATTGATGATGCAGTAAGAAGAATCTTATGGGTAAAATATGAATTGAACCTATTTGAAAAACCAACTACAAATCCTAAAGACTACCCAAAATTTGGCAGCAAGGAATTTGAAAATGCAGCTTATCAAACCGCAGCAGAATCGATCACTTTATTGAAAAATACAGATCAGATCCTACCATTGGCGAAAGGAACAAAAATCCTGGTTGCTGGTCCGAATGCCAATTCTATGAGAACTTTAAATGGAGCATGGACTTACTCCTGGCAGGGAGAAAAAGTGGAAGAATTTGCCGCTAAATACAACACCATCCTGAAAGCTTTACAAAATAAAGCAGGAAAAGAAAATGTAACTTACTTCCCGGGGGTGAGCTATAAAATGGATGGCAAATATTATGAGGATTACGCCGATAAAATGGACGAAACTATTGCTGCGGCAAAGGATGCAGACCTGATCGTGCTATGTCTTGGAGAAAACTCTTATACAGAATCTCCAGGTAATATGAATGACTTATACTTGTCGGACTTACAAACAGAACTGGCGCAGAAATTAGCGGCAACCGGTAAAAAAGTAATCCTGGTATTGAATGAAGGCCGCCCACGTGTGATTAGCAAATTTGAAAAGAAAATGAGTGCTGTAGTGCAGACTTACCTTCCAGGTAACTTTGGTGGTGATGCGCTTGCAGATGTATTGTATGGTGTAGTTAATCCTTCAGGAAAACTGCCTTATACGTATCCACAATTCCCTAATGCCTTGTTTACCTATTACCATAAACCATCAGAAAATAAAGGCACCACAGAAGGTGTTTACAATTATGATGCGGATTATAACCCTCAATACGTGTTTGGTGCTGGTTTGAGTTATACAACCTTCAAATATGATCAATTGAAATTGAGCAGCAATACCCTTAAAAAAGGAGAAATGCTGACTGTTACGGTAAACGTAAGCAACACTGGTAAAGTAGCTGGTAAAGAAAGTGTATTACTATTTACTTCAGATTTATATGCAACCTTAATCACTCCAGATGTGAAACGTTTGAGAGGATTTGAAAAAATCGACCTAAAAGCTGGAGAAACAAAAACGGTTACTTTTAAGATTCAGCCGGAAGACCTCGCGTTCATCAATACAGAAAGCAAAGCGATCACTGAAGAAGGAGAATTTACCCTTCAGATTGCGGATCAAAAAATCAATTTTAACTACATTCCTTAATTAGCCATATTATCTATGAGATTATTAAATTTAAGCGTGATTGCTGCCCTGGCATTGAGCTCATGTGCCAGCAAAAAAGAGACACCAGTAACTACTGGCGTGGAATCATGGATCACCAGCGGCGACCGTTCTGCCCTATTGCAAAAGCAAAAAACACCTTTACATTTTTCTACAGCGATGAATAACCACCTCAATATTGTAGTAGATGAACAGCAGACTTTCCAAACTATGGATGGCTTTGGCTATACCTTAACCGGTGGTAGTGCTACCTTGATGAACGGACTTCCTGCCGCAGAGAAAAAGGCAATGTTAAAAGAGATCTTCTCTACAGATGGTAATGGTATTGGCATTAGTTACCTGCGCTTGAGCGTGGGTGCTTCAGATTTAAGTGCAGAAACCTTCACTTATAATGAAATGCCAAAAGGACAAACCGATCCGGAACTAAAAAACTTCTCTATTGCAAAAGAGATGACCGACCTGGTTCCAATGTTAAAAGAAATCATTGCCATCAATCCAAAAATCAAAATCATGGGTTCTCCATGGACGGCGCCTACCTGGATGAAAGACAATCAAGCTTACCGTGGTGGTAGTTTAAAACCGGAATATTATCAGGTTTATGCCAAATATTTCGTGAAATATATTGAGGCAATGAAAGCACAAGGTATCGTCATTGATGCGGTAACGATCCAAAACGAGCCATTACATCCGGGCAACAACCCAAGTATGTACATGACGCCGCAAGATCAGGCCAACTTCGTGAAGACTGCTTTAGGTCCGGTATTTAAAGCCGCAGGCATCAAAACTAAAATTATCATTTATGATCATAATGCGGATCGTCCGGATTATCCAATCACTATTTTAAAAGATCCGGAAGCTAACCAGTATATCGATGGTTCTGCTTTCCATTTATATGGTGGACAAATCTCTGCTTTATCACAAGTGCATGAAGCCTTCCCTAATAAAAACATCTATTTTACAGAGCAATGGGTAGGTGGCCCTGGTGATTTCGCCAAGGACTTAAAATGGCATGTTGCAACCTTAATGATTGGTGCACCAAGAAACTGGAGTAAAACCGTATTGGAATGGAACCTGGCAGCAGATCCACAGTACCGCCCATTTACACCAGATGGGGGTTGTACCAGCTGTTTAGGTGCAATTACGGTAGATGGTAAGAGCTGGAGCAAGAACATCGCCTTTTACTCTATCGGTCAGACTTCTAAATTTGTACCAACTGGTTCTGTACGTATTGCTTCAAATCAAAACGATAAAATTCAGAATGTTGCTTATAAAACACCAGCAGGACAACTAGTATTAGTGACAGTGAACAACAGTGATGAGACACAAACCTTCAACATTAAATACAATGGCCAGGTCGTAAATACTACACTTGCTGCAGGTTCTGCTGGAACTTACCTCTGGAACAGCAAGCCAAGAACTAAATAATATTTGGTCATCAGCTTATTTTTATAAGCTATACCATCATCCAATCAGTTTAGGGGGGTGCATCATTTAATTATGGTCACCCTCTTTCTGTATCTTCATGTTATGATCCATGATTCAAGTCTTTTAAAGCTTGTGTTTTTTGGCAGGCCAATTGCAGTAGAGACAGAAATCAAATCATAAAACAATGAACAAACATCTCTTATTATTTGCAGGACTAGCCGCCATGATGGCCTCTTGTACCAGTAATCAGGCAGATAAAAAATTGACGGATTCTTCTGCAATGATCGCAGTGGACACCACTTTTACCGCAACAAACGATAAGCCTGAACATTCCATCAACTGCTATCAGTATATTAAGAACAAAGATACCGCATCGATGCAGCTGCGAACCAATGGTGAGGAAATCACTGGTTTTCTGGACTACCACATCTGGGAAAAAGACGCCAATAAAGGCACGCTTTCCGGAGAAATGAAAGGGGATACCTTAATTGCAGAATATACTTTTGACTCGGAAGGTTTAAGATCTGTAAGAGAAGTTGTGTTGCTTAAAAAGGATGGTAAATTCTACGAAGGTTATGGCCCGGTTAAAGAAGACAAAGGAAAATATAGGTTTGAGAACCGTGCACAGCTGAAGTTCGACAATAACGTGGTCTTTAGCCCTAAACCTTGCAACTAGTCTTAAAAGGCTTTAAAAGGCATAAAAAACCCCAATAAGCTGATGCTCCTATAGCGCATCAGCTTATTGGGGTTTACAGCAGTAGAACTGCTTAAATATTACATATTTTCAAATTTTTCCCAAAAGCCATCCACCGGAAGCTTTGCGAAAATGTTGACCGGTTCTTTTTTTACCGGATGAACAAACTGCAGTCTGCGGGCATGGAGGCAAATGCTGCCTTTTCTACTTCCTCTTGGGTAACCATACTTATTATCCCCTACAATCGGACATCCTAACGTAGAAAGCTGTACCCTGATCTGGTGCGACCTTCCTGTTAGCGGATCTACCTCAATCAGGTAATAACCGTTCAGTTCTCCAATCAGACGATAGCTCAATTCCGCGCGCTGACTGCCGGGTACTTCAACATTATGCGGCGTTACCACATTTTTTTGTGGATTCTTTACCAACCAATGTACTAAAGTACCAGAAATCTGCGCTGGCTTGTTTCTCACCACTGCCCAATAAGTTTTCTTTACCTCTCTGTTTTTGAAAATCGCATTCATCCGCTCCAAGGCTTTGCTTGTCTTTGCAAACAAGATCACGCCACTTACCGGACGGTCTAAACGATGTACCACACCAAGGAAAGCACTATTTGGCTTATTATAAGTTTTGGCCAGGTACTTTTTTACCTTTTCATCCAGGGGCTCATCCCCTGTTTCATCCACCTGTACAATATCACCTGCGCGTTTACTAATCGCAATCAGGTGGTTGTCTTCATAAAGTATATCTTTTGCTGTTATTGGCATCTGTAGGTCTGGAGCTGATTAAAGCCCTGCTTATAAAACTTAATACTGCTCTTTTTCGTTCGGGAAATCACTTGATTTCACATCTTTAATATAAGACTGTGCGGCATTTAAAATACCATCGTAAAGGTTTACATATTGGCGTAAGAAACGAGGTTTGAACCCTTTTGTTAAACCAATCATATCATTTACCACCAATACTTGTCCGTCGCAATCCGTTCCTGCACCAATTCCTATTGTAGGGATAATTAAAGATTCTGATACTTCTTTACCCAATTTCGCAGGAATTTTTTCCAGTACTACGGCAAAACATCCCGCTTCCTGAAGCGCAAGCGCATCCGTTTTCAATTTCAAAGCTTCCGCTTCATCTTTCGCCCTTACCGTGTAAGTACCGAACTTATATATAGACTGAGGAGTTAAACCCAAATGCCCCATCACAGGAATTCCTGCAGTAATGATTCTTTGTACAGATTCTACGATTTCCGTTCCTCCTTCCAGTTTCACCGCATGAGCACCGGATTCTTTCATAATTCTGATGGCAGAAACTAGTGCTTCTTTGGAATTGCCCTGGTAAGATCCAAAAGGAAGATCTACTACTACTAAAGCACGAGAAGCACCTCTCACCACCGATTGCGCGTGATAGATCATCTGATCTAAGGTAATCGGCAAGGTAGTTTCATGACCTGCCATTACGTTGGAAGCTGAATCTCCAACCAATAAAACATCTAAACCAGCATCATCAAGGATGGTTGCCATCGAGTAGTCGTAAGCAGTTAACATCGCAATCTTTTCACCATTTTGCTTCATTGCTTGCAAAATATGGGTCGTGATCCGTTTTACTTCTTTATTTACAGACATCTTTTTTATATTTTAGTTTGGGCAAAATTACTTTTTACATCCGAAATAAAGCGAGTTTAATTGCTTTTGTGACAGAATGTGAAAAAAATCCTTGATTTAAAACCTCAAAAATGTATCTTTGTATCCCGAAATGAAGGGGTTACTTAACAGCACATTTGTTAACTACAGAAGTGATATCAAAATCACGCATGATCCATCGTTTTTCTCTTTTTTCACCATAATTTCTCATTTTTATACACACAATGACTAACTACACCAAGTTACCTGCAATCTTGTTATTGGCTGATGGCACCGTTTACTACGGAAAAGCTGCGGGAAAAATCGGCACAACGACCGGAGAAATCTGTTTCAATACAGGAATGACTGGATATCAGGAAATTTTTACTGATCCTTCTTACTTCGGACAGATCATGGTTACCACCAATGCACATATTGGGAATTATGGAATCCACAGAGAAGAAATTGAGTCTGACAGCATCAAAATCGCAGGTTTGGTTTGTAAAAACTACAACATCGGATTTAGCCGCAAAGAAGCATCAGAATCTATTCAGGACTATTTCCAGAATGAAAACATTGTAGGAATTTCAGATATTGACACTCGTGCTTTGGTACGTCACATCAGAAATAAAGGAGCAATGAACGGCATCATCTCTTCAGAGATCACTGACCTTGAAGAATTGAAAGCTAAATTAGCAGCAGTTCCATCTATGGACGGTCTGGAATTGTCTTCTCAGGTATCTACAAAAGAACCTTATTTCTATGGCAACCCAGATGCAACCTATAAAATTGCAGCACTAGACCTTGGAATTAAAAAGAATATCCTTCGCAACTTTGATGAAAGAGACATTTTTATTCAAGTATTCCCAGCTAAAACCAGCTTTGAAGAAATGAATAAATGGGGTGCAGACGGATACTTTATCTCTAATGGCCCAGGTGATCCATCGGCAATGCCTTATGCAATTGAAACTGTAAAAGAAATTCTTGCGGCCGATAAACCATTGTTCGGAATCTGCTTAGGTCACCAGTTATTAGCAGAAGCTAATGGTATTGGTACCATGAAAATGTTTAACGGACACAGAGGATTGAACCACCCAGTTAAAAATATCATCAAAAACCACTGTGAAGTAACTTCTCAGAACCATGGTTTCGGTGTAATTGCTGAAGAGGTGAAAAAATCTGATAAAGTTGAGATTACCCACTTGAACCTGAATGATCAAAGTATCGAAGGTATTCGTGTGAAGGGTAAGAAAGCATTCTCTGTACAATATCACCCGGAGTCTTCTCCAGGTCCACATGACTCTCGTTACTTATTTGATGATTTCATTGATATGATCAAAGGCGAATTGGCCTGGTAACTAGAGGAATTCTCTTCAAAACATCATTTTACCGTTATATTCGAAGGTTTAGTAGGATTAGGTTTTCTATTCTTCTAAACCTTCTTACATTTATAGTATGGACAACACCAATGCCATCATTAGTGTAAAGAACCTCGTAAAAAAATACGATGACTTTACCGCAGTACAAGGCATCAGCTTTGATGTGTATGAAAACGAAATCTTTGGACTATTAGGTCCGAATGGAGCCGGAAAAACGACCACTTTAGAAATCATAGAAACCCTTCGCGAGAAAACTTCAGGAGAGATCCTGGTAGATGGTTATGATGTCGATAAAGAAGCCAGTAAGATCAAAAGAATCATTGGTGTACAGTTACAGGCTGCCGGATACTACCCGAACCTAAACCTGGTAGAATTGATGGAGCTATTTTCCGGACTATATGGTGTAGACATCAATCCGATGGAAATGCTGGAAAAGGTGAATCTTCAAGACAAGGCAAAAGCCAAATATAAAGCGCTTTCCGGTGGACAAAAACAACGTTTTTCCATTGCTACCACCTTAATTAATGCCCCAAAAATCATCTTCCTGGACGAGCCAACCACTGGTTTGGATCCACAGGCCAGACGTAACCTTTGGGACCTGATCATTGAGATCAGAAAAAATGGCACTACCGTAGTCATCACCACCCATTATATGGATGAAGCAGAGCAATTGTGCGACCGTGTTGCCTTTGTAGAACGTGGAGAAATCATTGCATTAGACACGCCAGACAACCTGATAGACCAGTTGATCAATACTGGTTTTGAAAGAAAAAAAGAAGTTAAGAAAGCCAATCTGGAAGATGTTTTCATCCAACTAACCGGCAAAGAATGGCGTGAAGACAATTAATAAGAACATGAGCAAACCTTACAATCATACTAAAGCTACCATGGCACTTGCGAAAGCAAGTTTCCGTTCGATCATGCGTAGCCCATCAGCGGTAGTATTTACGCTGGCATTCCCATTGGTTTTTATCCTGGTATTTGGATTTCTTGGCAAAGGGGGCATAAAAGTAGACCTGGCCATTGCACCAGGTTCTGACCTACACAATCCCATCATTGTGGCACTGGAAGAAAATCCAGTAGTGCACCTGATCAGGGATAAAGATGCCGCAGAAATTAAAACAGATCTGGAGAAGGGCAGCATTGATGGCCTCATTCATGTAGAAAAAAATGCAGCGGAGAAACCTGCTTATAAAGCCAAGGTAGAATATACCTCTGCTTCGATAGATAAAGGAAATGTCCTGAAATCAGTGATTCATAACCTGATGTACAACTTAAATTCCAAAGATATGATGCCAACCGTGGCGGAATTGAACGAGAGCACTGTACAGGGCCGTATTTACCGCACCATCGACTTTATTCTACCCGGACAGCTTGGCTTCTCTTTATTGAGTACAGGTGTATTCGGAACTGCATTTGTATTTTTCAATTTACGTCAGACTCTGGTGATCAAACGTTTTTTCGCCACACCGGTGAGAAAATCAAGCATTGTTTTCGGTGAAGGAATTGCCAGAATCGGATTCGCTTTATTGGGTGCTGTATTTATTATCATGATTGGCCATTTCTTTTTCCATTTTACCCTGGTCCATGGCGCAATTACCGTCATCAATATGTTAATCCTGGCCATCATCGGCCTGATTGTATTTATGGGTTTTGGATTCGTCGTCTCTGGAATTGCTAAAAGTGAGAGTACCATCCCTCCTATTTCCAATATCATCACCTTACCGCAATTCTTATTGTCGGGCACATTCTTCTCTATTGACGCTTTTCCTGAATGGTTGCAGCCCATCAGCAGAGCATTACCGCTGACTTATTTAAACGATGCCATGAGAAAAGTTGCTTTTGAAGGTGCAGGATTATGGGATGTAAAACACCAGATTCTGATCATGATTGTATGGGGCATTGGGATTTATGCCGTAGCCGTCAAGGTATTTAAATGGGAATAATCAACTTTTACAAGTTGATTTCAGATTTTCAAATCTTCTCAAAATAAAACATACTCAGCGTTCTTTCGAAAGGAAGAACGCTTTTTTCTGAGTAAACCTGTCGGAGCAAGGCAAAAACATACTATAATTTCAGGCTGAATCTTCTTCAATCCATTGCCAAACTGAGCTCAAAAAATTAAAAAAAGGGCCTTAGAATAATGAAAAACCAACACCACAGTCCACTGGCCCTCAGCCTTATACCACTAAAATATCACATTAGGAATATTAAAAACATGTTAGTAAATTCCAGTATAAATTAACGAACAACAAAAACCTTTAGAAAAATGAAAAAACTAGCTGCAGAATTTATTGGAACCTTTTGGTTGGTTCTTGGCGGTTGCGGAAGCGCCGTACTGGCCTGCAATTTTCCTGGCGCCGGCATCGGCTTCCTGGGCGTTGCGCTCGCTTTTGGCTTAACGGTAGTGACCATGGCCTATGCTGTTGGACACATTTCCGGCGCGCATTTTAATCCAGCAGTTACTGTTGGATTATGGATGGGCGGCCGCTTTGATGGCAAAGACCTGGCCCCATATATTATTTCCCAGGTTTTAGGAGGTATTTTAGCCGCTGCTGTGCTTTATGTGATCGCCACTGGCAATGGCAGCGAAATCGGAAGTTTTGCAACCAACGGCTACGGAGAACATTCTCCCGGCAAGTACAGCATGGTTGCGGCACTGGTTTGCGAAGTAGTCATGACCTTTATCTTTTTACTGGTTATTCTGGGTGCTACAGACGACAGGGCTCCTAAAGGATTTGCCGGCTTAGCTATTGGATTGAGCTTAACGCTGATCCATTTAATCAGCATTCCAGTAACCAATACTTCTGTAAATCCCGCTAGAAGCACCAGTCAGGCGTTATTTGTAGGTGGAGAAGCAATGGGTCAATTGTGGTTGTTTTGGGTAGCCCCTATTGCTGGTGCAATACTCGCCGGATTGGTCTATAAAGCTATTTTTGCCTCAAAACCATAGCTAGTCCATTTTTTAAGTCGCTATAAACTAATTATATAACATTTTAAAAGCCGTAATTAAATTAATTACGGCTTTTTTGTGTTTAATTTTTAACTTTGGATATCGCCATAGTAATTGTAAGATTTACACTAAGGCTGACTAACAAAATAAAATCCAATAAAAATGAGTTTAA
It contains:
- the panB gene encoding 3-methyl-2-oxobutanoate hydroxymethyltransferase produces the protein MSVNKEVKRITTHILQAMKQNGEKIAMLTAYDYSMATILDDAGLDVLLVGDSASNVMAGHETTLPITLDQMIYHAQSVVRGASRALVVVDLPFGSYQGNSKEALVSAIRIMKESGAHAVKLEGGTEIVESVQRIITAGIPVMGHLGLTPQSIYKFGTYTVRAKDEAEALKLKTDALALQEAGCFAVVLEKIPAKLGKEVSESLIIPTIGIGAGTDCDGQVLVVNDMIGLTKGFKPRFLRQYVNLYDGILNAAQSYIKDVKSSDFPNEKEQY
- a CDS encoding glycoside hydrolase family 3 N-terminal domain-containing protein, which translates into the protein MTLKTTLSLLLLSSTFGTAIAQNNNQAKAEALLKKMTIEEKVGQMAQITLDVVGKGKGRYESDEPFGLDEKELQRVLVKYHVGSILNTSNNRARTPQVWYNIISKIQNVATKQTPNKIPVIYGVDEIHGATYTVGATMFPQQIGQAATFNRSLVKNGASITAYETRASSIPWNFAPLLDVGSDPRFPRQWESFGEDPYLIKELGVAAVKGYEGEDGKVSHPEKVASSIKHFLGYQVSVSGKDRTPAFISDQALREYHLPPFKAAIDAGAKTIMINSGIINGVPVHANYHILTELLKEELNFKGLVVTDWGDIENLYKRDRIAKDDKEAIMLAINAGIDMSMIAYNYETFCDNLLALVKEGKVKESRIDDAVRRILWVKYELNLFEKPTTNPKDYPKFGSKEFENAAYQTAAESITLLKNTDQILPLAKGTKILVAGPNANSMRTLNGAWTYSWQGEKVEEFAAKYNTILKALQNKAGKENVTYFPGVSYKMDGKYYEDYADKMDETIAAAKDADLIVLCLGENSYTESPGNMNDLYLSDLQTELAQKLAATGKKVILVLNEGRPRVISKFEKKMSAVVQTYLPGNFGGDALADVLYGVVNPSGKLPYTYPQFPNALFTYYHKPSENKGTTEGVYNYDADYNPQYVFGAGLSYTTFKYDQLKLSSNTLKKGEMLTVTVNVSNTGKVAGKESVLLFTSDLYATLITPDVKRLRGFEKIDLKAGETKTVTFKIQPEDLAFINTESKAITEEGEFTLQIADQKINFNYIP
- a CDS encoding RluA family pseudouridine synthase; this translates as MPITAKDILYEDNHLIAISKRAGDIVQVDETGDEPLDEKVKKYLAKTYNKPNSAFLGVVHRLDRPVSGVILFAKTSKALERMNAIFKNREVKKTYWAVVRNKPAQISGTLVHWLVKNPQKNVVTPHNVEVPGSQRAELSYRLIGELNGYYLIEVDPLTGRSHQIRVQLSTLGCPIVGDNKYGYPRGSRKGSICLHARRLQFVHPVKKEPVNIFAKLPVDGFWEKFENM
- a CDS encoding RagB/SusD family nutrient uptake outer membrane protein — its product is MRIKLYSILAVAALTIGLQTSCKKDFLDKNPFNQKTPEEAFVNLAGAEKLLGGAYGGMYNNTHIWDFMLNGDVIADNAYAGGDNPAMFQMDEFRVNSTNEVLERDWSELYSQIKNANEVLENVPLIQDPELDKGNRRSQILGEAAGIRAYLYLYLVRLWGPVPIVLKTPANQAEMQVPRSSVAVVYEQIIKDLEYALANTRTTAPNKGIFTKGVANALLAKVYATKANPDWAKVNQYADAVIGGGYALFGSYDGLFTGTNKNNSESIWEMQFDGGNGANKRGNWMPSVIVGGGWKKFCTPTNDLAAAFDAEGDQIRKNSSIKFLNTTSEGWSDSFWPKAQYPYINKYRNDDQTNIYFLRLADIILLKAEALNEQSAGGWAQAKPLVDQIRNRVNLGATPAADQAAMRLAIEKERRLELAFEGQRWYDLVRTNRAIQVMNTQKDGNGASLGYNLTADKILLPMSQKEQDRNTAINK
- a CDS encoding glycoside hydrolase family 30 protein; translated protein: MRLLNLSVIAALALSSCASKKETPVTTGVESWITSGDRSALLQKQKTPLHFSTAMNNHLNIVVDEQQTFQTMDGFGYTLTGGSATLMNGLPAAEKKAMLKEIFSTDGNGIGISYLRLSVGASDLSAETFTYNEMPKGQTDPELKNFSIAKEMTDLVPMLKEIIAINPKIKIMGSPWTAPTWMKDNQAYRGGSLKPEYYQVYAKYFVKYIEAMKAQGIVIDAVTIQNEPLHPGNNPSMYMTPQDQANFVKTALGPVFKAAGIKTKIIIYDHNADRPDYPITILKDPEANQYIDGSAFHLYGGQISALSQVHEAFPNKNIYFTEQWVGGPGDFAKDLKWHVATLMIGAPRNWSKTVLEWNLAADPQYRPFTPDGGCTSCLGAITVDGKSWSKNIAFYSIGQTSKFVPTGSVRIASNQNDKIQNVAYKTPAGQLVLVTVNNSDETQTFNIKYNGQVVNTTLAAGSAGTYLWNSKPRTK